The following proteins are co-located in the Spirosoma montaniterrae genome:
- a CDS encoding alpha-amylase family glycosyl hydrolase, protein MTRRYILLYCLLGFMSELLAQAVTTLPAFPTADAEITLVFDVKQAKDTRAQGLLGKTSDVFLWSGAGSTATGDAFQFQPAGQTNFSAPFEPGRMTSLGNDRWQIKLVPRTYFGVPANTPIRRLGVLLKSGDGRAQTEDFFVTIYDAGLNITRLAPAQKNLFVEPNATLPVRYRVSQRATLSLTVDGQAVNPTTESDTIRADLPTGSEPGVRKTVILRATTSSLPIQSVADTFFFTVRPQPTIAPLPNGVRDGVNYVGGTRNDATTTLVLYAPKKNFVYAIGEFNNWTPGPQYLMNRTPDGDRYWLTLTGLQPGREVAYQYWVDGSLAVADPYAEKILDPNNDKFIPATTYPNLKPYPAGATGIVSVFQPNQSSYVWQSNVLPARPTTGEIVYELLVRDFSAARTYQAVIDSLPYLKRLGVTTIELMPIMEFAGNDSWGYNPIFFFAPDKAYGTKNDLKRFIDVCHQNNIKVVLDMVLNQADFEFPYVKLYWDGTKPTADSPFFNPQATHPFSVFFDFNHESPATQAFVERVNRYWLTEYRFDGFRFDLSKGFTQKNTGGDVSAWSAYDASRIAIWKRIYGQLTAVNPNGLYILEHFAENREEQELAELGFLMWGNENGGFRNSIKGFTANIGGISYKQRGWSKPNLLGYAESHDEERLVYDAVTNGRTEGSYNVKSLPTALERAKLAAAFLLAVPGPRLIWQFGELGYDISINQNGRTGAKPIKWDYYQDANRLKLFNVYKNLIELKKTVPAFSTANFTADMSGIVKQLTLTDASNTIYLIGNFDAVAQLVEAAFPTPGTWYDYFTGQPVTVANPKARIVLQPGEFHLFSSQKLPIPEANLVPWTAAITLVTANEPHAAGQLIVSPNPADSELHIDLRSAYRGAVLFSLRDGNGRSIRSLRVQKNTDQLRHTLDVAELATGLYILHVQQGNQQTTAKVLKR, encoded by the coding sequence ATGACACGTCGCTACATCCTTCTCTATTGTTTGCTGGGTTTCATGTCGGAGCTTCTGGCTCAGGCTGTTACAACCTTGCCCGCTTTTCCAACCGCCGACGCCGAGATCACGCTGGTCTTCGACGTCAAGCAAGCTAAAGACACGCGTGCTCAGGGACTGCTGGGCAAAACCAGCGACGTATTTCTCTGGTCGGGAGCGGGGTCTACCGCTACGGGCGATGCCTTCCAGTTTCAACCGGCGGGGCAAACCAACTTTAGCGCACCATTTGAGCCGGGCCGCATGACATCGCTTGGCAACGACCGCTGGCAGATTAAACTTGTGCCGCGCACGTACTTTGGCGTACCGGCCAACACGCCCATTCGGCGGCTGGGCGTGCTGCTCAAAAGTGGCGATGGCCGGGCGCAAACCGAAGACTTTTTTGTGACCATTTACGATGCCGGTCTGAACATAACCCGGCTGGCTCCGGCGCAGAAAAACCTATTCGTTGAACCTAATGCCACGTTGCCGGTTCGCTACCGGGTGTCGCAGCGGGCAACTCTCTCGCTTACTGTCGATGGGCAGGCCGTTAACCCAACCACCGAAAGTGATACCATCCGGGCCGACCTGCCCACGGGTAGTGAGCCGGGCGTTCGCAAAACGGTTATTTTACGAGCTACCACGTCATCGCTACCGATACAGTCGGTTGCTGACACGTTTTTCTTTACCGTTCGGCCCCAGCCAACCATTGCGCCATTACCTAATGGCGTGCGCGATGGCGTCAACTACGTGGGCGGCACCCGCAACGACGCCACGACAACACTGGTGCTCTATGCACCGAAGAAGAACTTTGTGTATGCAATTGGTGAGTTCAATAACTGGACACCCGGCCCGCAGTATTTGATGAACCGCACCCCCGACGGCGACCGCTACTGGCTGACACTGACGGGATTGCAACCGGGCCGCGAGGTGGCCTATCAGTACTGGGTCGATGGTAGCCTTGCCGTGGCCGACCCCTACGCCGAGAAAATTCTGGACCCCAACAACGACAAATTTATTCCGGCCACGACCTATCCAAACCTGAAACCGTATCCAGCGGGAGCCACGGGGATTGTGTCGGTATTCCAGCCAAACCAATCGTCTTACGTCTGGCAAAGCAATGTGCTGCCTGCCCGGCCCACCACGGGCGAGATTGTGTATGAACTGTTGGTACGCGATTTCTCAGCCGCCCGTACTTATCAGGCCGTTATCGACAGTTTGCCCTACCTGAAACGACTCGGCGTTACGACCATCGAACTGATGCCGATTATGGAGTTTGCAGGTAACGATTCGTGGGGCTACAACCCGATTTTTTTCTTTGCGCCCGACAAAGCTTACGGTACCAAAAACGACCTGAAGCGATTCATCGACGTCTGCCATCAGAACAATATCAAGGTTGTTCTCGACATGGTGCTGAACCAGGCCGACTTTGAGTTTCCCTACGTAAAACTTTACTGGGATGGCACAAAACCCACTGCCGACAGCCCGTTTTTCAACCCGCAGGCCACGCACCCGTTCAGCGTTTTTTTCGATTTCAACCACGAAAGCCCAGCCACGCAGGCATTTGTTGAACGCGTAAACCGCTACTGGCTGACCGAATACCGCTTCGATGGCTTCCGGTTCGACCTGTCTAAAGGCTTCACGCAGAAAAATACGGGTGGTGACGTATCGGCCTGGAGTGCCTACGACGCCAGCCGAATCGCTATCTGGAAACGAATTTATGGGCAGTTAACGGCTGTAAACCCCAACGGCCTGTACATACTCGAACACTTTGCCGAGAATCGCGAAGAGCAGGAATTAGCCGAATTAGGGTTCCTGATGTGGGGCAACGAGAACGGCGGTTTCCGTAATTCGATCAAAGGCTTTACGGCCAACATTGGCGGTATTTCGTACAAACAGCGGGGCTGGAGCAAGCCCAATTTGCTGGGCTATGCCGAGAGTCACGACGAAGAACGGTTGGTCTATGACGCCGTAACGAATGGCCGCACAGAAGGGTCGTACAACGTAAAATCGCTACCTACGGCTCTCGAACGGGCCAAACTGGCTGCGGCATTTTTACTGGCTGTACCCGGCCCCCGGCTCATCTGGCAGTTTGGCGAATTAGGCTACGATATTTCTATCAACCAGAACGGGCGCACGGGCGCGAAACCCATCAAGTGGGACTATTATCAGGATGCCAATCGGCTGAAACTGTTCAACGTATATAAAAACCTGATCGAGTTAAAGAAGACCGTTCCGGCATTCAGCACAGCCAATTTCACGGCGGATATGAGTGGTATTGTGAAGCAGCTAACGCTAACCGATGCCAGCAATACAATCTATTTGATTGGTAATTTCGACGCCGTTGCTCAATTGGTAGAAGCGGCTTTTCCTACGCCGGGGACGTGGTACGATTATTTTACCGGTCAGCCCGTTACGGTCGCGAATCCGAAAGCGCGGATTGTTCTGCAACCGGGCGAATTTCACCTGTTTTCGAGCCAGAAACTCCCCATCCCCGAAGCCAATTTAGTGCCGTGGACAGCCGCAATTACACTCGTTACGGCCAACGAGCCACACGCAGCGGGTCAACTGATCGTATCGCCGAATCCGGCTGATTCTGAACTTCATATCGACCTGCGAAGCGCGTACCGGGGCGCGGTTCTATTCAGCTTGCGCGACGGTAACGGGCGTAGCATCCGCAGCCTGCGCGTTCAGAAAAACACTGACCAACTCAGGCACACGCTCGATGTGGCCGAATTAGCTACAGGACTATACATTCTGCACGTACAGCAGGGCAACCAGCAAACCACAGCCAAAGTGCTGAAACGATAA